One Bufo gargarizans isolate SCDJY-AF-19 chromosome 3, ASM1485885v1, whole genome shotgun sequence DNA segment encodes these proteins:
- the LOC122932195 gene encoding serine/threonine-protein kinase pdik1l-B-like — protein sequence MQTSIWRSGVILKIHDDNVCDLRAYSNEGMKKVNLKMVTSQPKYDLIKEVGRGSYGVVYEALVRRTCQRVAVKKIRCQAPENVELALREFWALSSIQGQHPNVIHLEECVLQRDGTVQRMLHGSSSGLYLPLVETSLKGEIAFDPRSTYCLWFVMDFCDGGDMNEYILTRRPSRRTNTSFMLQLSSALAFLHKNQIIHRDLKPDNILVCKARDGMDEPTLKVADFGLSKVCSSSGLNPEEPASVNKSFLSTACGTDFYMAPEVWEGHYTAKADIFALGIILWAMLERITILDTHTKKILLGGYVQRGAQVVPVGEALLENPKMELPLPLKKKSMNRRMKQLLQQMLSANPQERPDAFQLELRLIQIAFRDYTWET from the exons ATGCAAACTTCCATTTGGCGCAGTGGTGTGATTCTGAAAATTCATGATGACAATGTATGCGATTTAAGAGCATATTCAAACGAAGGCATGAAGAAAG TGAACCTAAAGATGGTCACCAGCCAGCCCAAGTATGATCTAATTAAGGAAGTGGGCCGAGGCAGCTATGGAGTGGTATATGAGGCACTGGTTCGCCGAACCTGTCaacgtgtggcagtaaaaaagaTTCGCTGCCAGGCGCCAGAAAATGTTGAATTAGCTTTGCGTGAATTTTGGGCACTAAGCAGTATCCAGGGTCAACACCCTAATGTAATCCACCTGGAGGAGTGTGTCTTACAGAGAGATGGCACAGTACAACGCATGCTACATGGATCCAGCTCTGGACTGTATCTACCG ttgGTGGAAACATCTTTGAAAGGCGAAATTGCGTTTGACCCCCGCAGCACTTACTGTCTTTGGTTTGTCATGGACTTCTGTGATGGAGGTGATATGAATGAATACATTTTAACCCGAAGGCCGAGTCGTCGCACCAACACCAGCTTTATGCTTCAGCTAAGCAGCGCTCTTGCATTCCTGCACAAGAACCAGATAATACACCGTGATCTGAAACCTGACAACATTCTAGTGTGCAAAGCTCGTGATGGCATGGATGAACCCACTTTGAAAGTAGCTGATTTTGGGTTAAGCAAAGTATGCTCCAGTTCAGGGCTGAATCCAGAAGAACCAGCAAGTGTCAACAAGAGCTTTTTATCTACAGCTTGTGGAACGGATTTCTACATGGCCCCTGAGGTGTGGGAGGGTCATTACACAGCAAAAGCAGACATTTTTGCGCTTGGCATTATCCTATGGGCCATGCTGGAGCGTATAACTATCTTGGACACTCACACCAAGAAAATACTTCTTGGTGGCTACGTGCAGAGGGGCGCTCAAGTGGTTCCTGTTGGAGAGGCATTGCTGGAAAACCCTAAAATGGAACTCCCTCTTCCTTTAAAGAAAAAGTCAATGAATCGACGCATGAAACAGCTGCTTCAACAGATGCTGTCCGCGAACCCTCAGGAGCGCCCAGATGCCTTTCAGCTTGAACTTCGCCTGATTCAGATTGCTTTCAGAGACTATACATGGGAAACGTGA